In Trichoderma breve strain T069 chromosome 4, whole genome shotgun sequence, the following proteins share a genomic window:
- a CDS encoding tho complex subunit 7 domain-containing protein, translating to MASWELLDEKGESELHKSRLLNVEEKPFKRITKRLSSISAIVSSAIQSDTASQNGGQTSSSAQLQEDLTFDFAAFDSSIARFQFLHDANERERERYEADKQRILAECQAARENNARLREQLEDAKATLARRKKFDELAEKILSNRLLRPREDQFAALEKLEEECKELERESETYSGTWKERRDQFNRIMEEGMLLRRQIRDEKEEVDRREGMNEGGEEEVEEQRGGQTPGIEPSNTGTPRPDGDGTLQETPQPAISVDGPTPSAGSPRPDRLQLLSTDAGTTSRLGSRASTRELSQPPLRDDDSGTETGEDVEMDDSRVERDEEEGEEDEDDDKSGARNDDKMEVDN from the coding sequence ATGGCTTCTtgggagctgctggacgaAAAGGGCGAGTCGGAACTTCACAAAAGCCGTCTTCTCAACGTTGAGGAAAAGCCGTTCAAACGCATCACCAAGCGATtgtcttccatctctgcgATTGTCTCTAGCGCTATTCAATCCGATACCGCAAGCCAAAATGGAGGCCAGACCTCGAGCAGTGCTCAGCTACAGGAAGACCTAACGTTCGATTTCGCCGCCTTTGATAGCAGCATTGCTCGCTTCCAATTCCTTCATGATGCAAacgagcgagagcgagagcgatACGAAGCAGACAAGCAGCGCATCCTTGCAGAATGCCAGGCCGCCCGAGAAAACAATGCGCGCCTGCGAGAGCAGTTGGAAGACGCAAAGGCGACTCTGGCACGACGGAAGAAGTTTGACGAGCTGGCGGAGAAGATATTGTCTAATCGCCTGCTACGGCCACGCGAAGACCAGTTCGCTGCTCTAGAGAAGCTAGAAGAGGAAtgcaaggagctggagcgggAAAGCGAAACATACAGCGGAACATGGAAAGAGCGGAGAGATCAATTCAACAGAATCATGGAGGAGGGCATGTTGCTAAGACGGCAGATCAGggacgaaaaggaagaagtaGACAGGAGAGAAGGCATGAACGAAGGCGGGGAGGAAGAAGTGGAGGAGCAGCGTGGTGGCCAGACACCAGGTATCGAGCCAAGCAATACTGGGACACCGCGTCCAGATGGCGACGGAACACTGCAAGAGACGCCTCAACCAGCAATATCGGTGGACGGACCGACACCGTCAGCAGGCTCACCCCGGCCGGATCGACTGCAGCTTCTATCTACAGATGCCGGAACAACTTCAAGATTAGGGAGCAGGGCTTCGACGAGAGAATTATCACAACCTCCGCTACGAGATGACGATTCGGGCACCGAGACTGGAGAAGACGTTGAGATGGACGATTCAAGGGTTGAAAgggatgaggaagagggcgaagaagatgaagacgacgacaaaTCGGGCGCAAGAAATGATGATAAGATGGAGGTTGATAATTAG
- a CDS encoding tubulin binding cofactor A domain-containing protein yields MPSPSPLVIATGAVNRLLKEEASYHKELLAQEAEAKAQEEKIKSGQDDEDGNATYILKQHKMVVEQTRAVFKPLRDRINQAVEKLEDLVASEEKTGSASAEELANAKAALEKAKTEDA; encoded by the exons atgccttctccttctcctctggTCATCGCGACGGGCGCCGTCAACCGCCTcctgaaagaagaagcgtcATATcacaaggagctgctggcacAAGAGGCTGAAGCTAAAGCccaagaggaaaagattAAGAGCGGgcaggacgatgaagatggcaatgcGACGTACATCTTGAAGCAGCAC AAAATGGTTGTCGAGCAGACGAGAGCCGTGTTCAAGCCTCTGAGAGACCGGATCAACCAGgccgtcgagaagctggaggatcTTGTCGCGTCCGAAGAAAAGACTGGGAGTGCCTCGGCTGAGGAATTGGCGAATGCAAAGGCGGCGctggagaaggccaagacggAGGATGCTTaa
- a CDS encoding conserved region of rad21 / rec8 like protein domain-containing protein encodes MFYSETLLQKTGPLARVWLSANLERKLSKNHILQSNVTDSVEAIITPNQAPMALRLSGQLLLGVVRIYQRKTRYLLDDCNEAMMKIKMAFRSSGNNDLAANLQVTNREALLLPDRITPYDNLELPPPPDASWLLSQVEDVSSTQVGRKGRVSNTRDINLQEDFDNSQYLQGGMTLDEDALAPMDDLELELDFGLDMDGGPSHSIEMGRDAPAARSIEDDVFSELDIMPRSKEGAGPEDSRMDLDGGVRIADDEGDIQMGDDDFQFNPDDQSAVPGLAALDINRERISESPLSDIDDQFAKEIEEEYSRHGHTDLYEPQDDAEDSPVKRPTQRARKQRVMMPDEEIALSSTHIKQQQAHRENITKPATYLPRDPLLLALAEMQKTGGFVSSIMMEGRSTGWAPELRGMLSLDMVRGANDLKRKRDSGVADVESELGIKSPRLELGDDTDFTLDGNAFGNQSVGADGTILEIPADESAAHFDDDHADGGDRSSPMPAFEDTTLPLVHPADSGPVSVGTKHAVHILRDLFGSEAANDADKRKKSAVVFQNLLPEKQTTKAEATKMFFECLVLATKDAIKVEQSSGLGDPIKVRGKRGLWGAWAEREAGGEISNQDQPESVAPVSVAAVAVEA; translated from the exons ATGTTCTACTCGGAGACGCTCCTCCAGAAGACCGGGCCGCTTGCCCGTGTCTGGCTGTCGGCCAACCTCGAGCGCAAGCTCTCCAAGAATCACATCTTGCAGTCCAATGTCACGGACAGtgtcgaggccatcatcaCGCCGAACCAGGCGCCCATGGCCCTGCGTCTCAGCGGCCAACTCCTGCTCGGTGTCGTCAGGATATACCAGCGCAAAACACGATACTTGCTAGATGATTGTAATGAAGCTATGATGAAGATTAAAATG GCTTTCCGATCTAGTGGAAACAACGATCTGGCTGCCAACCTTCAGGTTACCAATCGCGAGGCCTTGCTTCTGCCCGATCGCATCACGCCGTACGACAACCTCGAATTGCCTCCCCCGCCTGATGCTTCATGGCTGCTTTCGCAAGTCGAGGATGTGTCATCCACGCAAGTCGGTAGGAAGGGACGCGTCAGCAACACTCGAGACATCAATTTGCAGGAGGATTTCGACAACAGCCAGTATCTTCAGGGCGGCATGACGCTGGATGAGGACGCGCTTGCGCCCATGGATGACCTTGAGCTCGAGCTCGACTTTGGTCTCGACATGGATGGTGGCCCTAGCCACAGCATTGAAATGGGTCGAGATGCCCCCGCTGCCCGATCAATTGAGGACGATGTGTTCAGCGAGCTTGACATTATGCCCCGATCCAAGGAAGGCGCTGGTCCCGAAGACTCTCGCATGGATCTAGATGGCGGCGTCAGGATTGCAGACGATGAGGGCGATATCCAGATgggcgatgatgatttcCAGTTCAACCCTGACGACCAGTCCGCCGtccctggcctggctgctcTCGACATTAATCGAGAGAGAATTTCGGAGTCTCCTCTGTCAGACATTGATGATCAGTttgccaaggagattgaagaggagTATTCTCGCCACGGCCACACAGATCTTTACGAACCCCAAGATGACGCGGAAGATTCCCCCGTTAAGCGACCTACACAACGCGCTAGAAAGCAGCGCGTCATGATGCCGGATGAGGAAATTGCGCTGTCCAGCACTcacatcaagcagcagcaggcacaCAGAGAAAACATTACCAAGCCAGCTACATACCTCCCTCGCGATCCTTTACTACTGGCTCTGGCAGAAATGCAGAAGACGGGCGGCTTTGTGTCTTCCATCATGATGGAAGGTCGAAGCACGGGATGGGCACCTGAACTTCGTGGTATGCTGTCATTGGACATGGTGCGTGGTGCGAACGACCTGAAGCGCAAGCGTGACTCTGGCGTTGCCGATGTGGAGAGCGAGCTGGGCATCAAGTCTCCTCGTCTGGAACTGGGAGATGATACCGATTTCACTCTCGACGGAAACGCCTTCGGAAACCAGAGCGTGGGAGCTGACGGCACCATTCTCGAAATTCCCGCCGACGAAAGCGCGGCTCACTTTGACGATGATCATGCGGATGGAGGCGACAGAAGCAGCCCTATGCCCGCATTCGAAGATACGACCTTGCCCCTCGTTCACCCTGCCGACAGCGGCCCCGTGTCTGTTGGTACCAAGCATGCCGTTCACATCCTGCGAGACCTGTTTGGCTCCGAGGCCGCCAATGATGCcgacaagaggaagaagtcggcGGTTGTCTTCCAAAACCTACTGCCCGAGAAGCAGACCACCAAGGCTGAAGCTACCAAGATGTTCTTCGAATGTCTGGTCCTTGCAACCaaggatgccatcaaggttGAACAGAGCTCCGGTCTCGGTGACCCTATCAAAGTACGAGGAAAGCGAGGCCTTTGGGGTGCCTGGGCTGAGCGGGAAGCTGGCGGCGAGATTTCGAACCAAGACCAACCTGAGTCCGTTGCTCCCGTGAGCGTTGCGGCAGTTGCTGTCGAAGCATAG
- a CDS encoding e1-E2 ATPase domain-containing protein: MQLPWAGQGSGNESLLPVAGVPIITGDAADSSRPGRSESRPGHARSPSAHALGVAKEYSSMTPSEAAAQLRTSLTYGLTPNEALKRLSEYGPNEIPHEEPEPLWLRFLKQFQEPLIVLLLVSAGMSLLLGNMDDAISITVAVTIVVSVGFVQEYRSEKSIEALNHLVPNHAHLVRGSPSKSSSLPKAPSWPPNVNGLQDPADSSGLITPIEDILDATSFKVSASQLVPGDLVLFTTGDRIPAEIRVTKAADLTIDVSNLTGFNQFHKQSSLAPEAPTSAAELDSTAKNVAYMGTLVKSGHGQGIVFATGGNTHFGSIASSVSGTENPRSPLQLSMDDLGSQLSKASFVVIGLISLVGWLQGKKLLEIFTISISLAVAAIPEGLPIIVTVTLALGVHRMAKHHAIVRWMPKVETLGSVNVVCTDKTGTLTTNHMTTVEMWCFGEDGSFNVASDAEVEEFKPTPAALHILRIGNIANNARLSKNYTESSGATSAVLSSTMGREEASTFTRWVGQPTDVAMLDLLDKFKEHDVRDSVGPRITEVPFSSERKWMGVTVGSEREYAYMKGSIEKVLAACDTYMEKDGREIVLDNARRQEAMAAADAMASKGLRVLAFASGPVPRSSRARSSATDTRSNTPADGASSPVIPLGSDDTYKGLAFAGLVGMRDPPRPGVERSIRRLMRGGVRVIMITGDAETTALAIGRQLGMNVAIPSAHLPGQNAVKAVLRGDEIDRMSDGDLAEAMQHTTIFARTNPDHKMKIIRALQSRGDIVAMTGDGVNDAPALKKADIGIAMGRHGTDVAKEAADMILTDDDFSTILRAIEEGKGIFNNIQNFLTFQLSTSAASLALVFVCTCFGFKSPLNAMQILWINIIMDGPPAQSLGVESVDPDVMNRPPRKRNDAVLTNKLIQRVLTSAAIIMVGTMLTYRRQMADGVVTRRDTTMTFTCFVFFDMFNALSCRSESKSVLRGEVGLFSNNLFNWAVSLSIVGQLLVIYLPWLQEVFQTEALGLGDLFRLVILCSTVFWADELRKYLKYGRRRLGGGYSQAV, from the exons ATGCAGCTGCCGTGGGCTGGGCAGGGCTCTGGCAATGAGTCCCTGCTGCCAGTGGCTGGCGtgcccatcatcaccggAGATGCGGCCGATTCGTCGCGGCCGGGCAGATCAGAGTCAAGGCCAGGACATGCCCGGTCACCATCGGCGCATGCGCTG GGAGTGGCCAAGGAGTATTCCTCCATGACCCCCAGCGAAGCCGCCGCGCAACTACGAACCTCGCTTACTTACGGCCTCACGCCCAACGAAGCCTTGAAACGACTCAGCGAATACGGACCCAATGAGATCCCCCACGAGGAACCAGAACCGCTTTGGCTTCGGTTCTTGAAGCAATTTCAGGAACCATTGATTGTACTCTTGCTAGTATCCGCGGGAATGTCGCTGCTCTTGGGCAACatggatgatgccatcagTATCACCGTGGCGGTAACCATTGTCGTTTCCGTGGGGTTCGTCCAGGAGTATCGATCGGAGAAATCTATCGAGGCTCTCAACCACCTAGTACCGAATCATGCACACCTTGTACGAGGCTCGCCGAGCAAGTCTTCTAGTCTACCGAAAGCCCCCAGCTGGCCCCCCAATGTCAACGGCCTTCAAGACCCCGCCGACAGCTCTGGTTTAATCACACCAATCGAAGATATCCTGGATGCGACTTCGTTCAAAGTCTCGGCTTCTCAGCTTGTGCCCGGAGACTTGGTCTTATTTACTACTGGCGATCGTATTCCGGCCGAGATTCGAGTTACCAAGGCGGCCGACCTGACCATTGACGTCTCTAACCTCACTG GCTTCAATCAATTTCACAAGCAGTCATCCCTTGCCCCAGAAGCACCCACAAGTGCTGCTGAGCTTGACAGCACCGCTAAGAACGTTGCGTACATGGGCACATTGGTAAAATCTGGACACGGCCAAGGAATTGTTTTCGCAACTGGCGGGAATACTCATTTCGGATCGATTGCTTCAAGCGTTTCTGGGACAGAAAACCCTAGGTCACCTTTGCAGTTGTCCATGGATGACCTTGGCTCACAGCTGAGCAAAGCATCATTTGTCGTCATCGGATTGATTTCTCTTGTTGGTTGGCTGCAGGGGAAGAAATTGCTGGAAATATTCACCATTTCTATTTCCTTGGCTGTTGCAGCCATCCCGGAAGGTTTACCCATCATTGTCACCGTTACTCTAGCTCTTGGTGTGCATCGGATGGCCAAGCATCATGCCATCGTGCGCTGGATGCCCAAAGTTGAAACCCTTGGCTCTGTCAATGTAGTGTGCACTGACAAGACCG GCACACTGACAACTAATCATATGACTACCGTCGAAATGTGGTGCTTTGGAGAGGACGGCTCGTTCAACGTAGCTTCAGACGCCGAGGTTGAAGAATTCAAACCGACGCCAGCTGCCCTACATATCCTACGAATCGGAAATATTGCAAACAATGCACGACTATCCAAGAATTACACCGAGAGTAGCGGTGCCACGAGTGCCGTCTTGTCCTCAACAATGGGTCGTGAAGAGGCATCTACTTTTACTCGCTGGGTTGGCCAACCAACGGATGTAGCTATGCTCGACTTACTTGACAAGTTCAAGGAACACGATGTACGAGACTCCGTGGGCCCTCGCATTACAGAAGTACCCTTCAGCTCGGAGAGGAAGTGGATGGGGGTTACTGTTGGAAGCGAAAGAGAGTATGCATACATGAAGGGGTCAATCGAGAAGGTTCTCGCCGCTTGCGACACGTATATGGAAAAAGACGGACGAGAGATTGTACTCGACAATGCGCGACGCCAAGAGGCCATGGCAGCCGCCGATGCCATGGCGTCTAAAGGGCTTCGAGTGCTTGCTTTTGCTAGCGGCCCAGTGCCCAGATCCTCAAGAGCGCGCTCATCAGCAACTGACACACGAAGCAACACACCCGCCGATGGTGCGTCCAGCCCGGTCATTCCTCTGGGCTCTGATGATACCTACAAGGGACTCGCATTTGCTGGCTTGGTTGGTATGAGGGACCCCCCTAGGCCTGGCGTAGAACGCTCCATCCGACGACTGATGCGAGGCGGCGTCAGAGTCATCATGATTACCGGTGATGCAGAGACTACGGCGCTTGCGATTGGTAGACAGCTAGGAATGAATGTCGCTATTCCTAGCGCTCATTTGCCAGGCCAGAATGCAGTCAAGGCTGTCTtgagaggagatgagattgacagGATGTCGGATGGGGATCTCGCCGAAGCGATGCAGCACACTACTATTTTCGCCAGAACTAATCCGGAccacaagatgaagattaTCCGCGCTCTCCAATCCCGGGGAGACATTGTAGCAATGACGGGCGATGGTGTAAACGATGCGCCTGCCCTCAAGAAAGCCGATATTGGTATTGCAATGGGACGTCACGGAACCGATGTTGCTAAAGAGGCAGCGGACATGATTTTGACCGACGATGATTTCTCCACCATTCTACGGGCCATTGAAGAAGGCAAGGGAATATTCAACAACATTCAAAACTTCCTCACATTCCAGCTTAGCACGAGTGCGGCAAGTTTGGCCCTGGTATTTGTCTGCACATGTTTCGGGTTCAAGAGCCCCTTGAATGCCATGCAGATTCTCTGGATTA ATATTATTATGGATGGTCCTCCTGCTCAGTCTCTCGGCGTCGAAAGCGTTGACCCAGATGTCATGAACAGGCCACCAAGAAAGCGCAATGATGCAGTTCTCACGAACAAACTCATCCAGCGAGTTTTAACCTCagctgccatcatcatggtcGGCACTATGCTCACGTACCGGCGACAGATGGCCGACGGCGTCGTCACCCGCCGGGACACTACCATGACCTTCACTtgtttcgtcttctttgacATGTTTAACGCTCTTAGCTGCCGCTCTGAATCAAAATCGGTGCTGCGTGGCGAGGTGGGGCTATTTTCGAATAACTTATTTAACTGGGCAGTTTCTCTGTCAATTGTCGGTCAACTGCTTGTCATCTACCTTCCATGGCTTCAAGAAGTTTTCCAGACAGAGGCCCTTGGGCTGGGTGATTTGTTCCGGCTCGTCATTCTTTGCAGCACGGTGTTTTGGGCAGATGAATTACGAAAGTATCTGAAGTACGGGCGGCGGCGTTTGGGCGGCGGGTATAGCCAAGCGGTATAA
- a CDS encoding COG4 transport protein domain-containing protein → MSASNGVLRGGSHAVAASAVQNATTEAEIRATLAALHEREAAITARLDALLESQADLSRDLGRLDLLRAGLGAQVIAARSISNDMLSTAADTAGRLSNRVKELDLEKSRVEDTLGVVEQVAELKACVNGVVGSMGAPQDWEAAAAYIARASKIPEAITKGAFAANIVPSVEVPDAPWVTLETAKESLCGLFLREFDKAASEGDGAKVTRFFKLFPLIGRAEVGLDVYGKYVCQGVAGTARATLKDGMAGQNRKEGIIYANSLTRLFQHIAQIVEGHGGLVERHYGAGKMVRVIERIQMEADVQGGIILDTWGDERGVDKKLTDVKSYPFSFLVQSFLPQPPRGGIPRMNSPASGMGNNPRSSEDEGVNMKEVDGLLHEISVMLAQWSFYTRFISAKSMDTTDQDAPLRLAELLVKSKLYGKVSSKLISPYNVMSTFFFRRSVEKAFQLDEYPSGLSLSLNKPIEGNTPYIILAVDDVMYIVNAVLQRCLSTSQKDVVTSVVPSVSRVLTGDFVGMIQRKMRDESYPKAAIQGGFPPEEKIIQFIVLINSLDMANEYLVRIIHGRIGSPDGPAQQKEEIEAQLKQAFPFERDVVAVVGALRALETAFIGKTTELLNEAIQVLFNQVVKLRLRPVLSDTFRDADYTLTEQDMAEIAQENDEAEGVMLDQVSRRFEHGWDQLMKAIGRLLTPGTFSTLMDMTARYLSRILEKRILGYGGKTSAYGAIRMERDFNAIVDVVSRGNYSVKEVFSRVTQLLMVANMEDEEWDEIVAQDGEDGIDWVLTEDEKRRARSLVRG, encoded by the exons ATGTCAGCCTCTAACGGCGTCCTTCGCGGCGGCAGCCATGCTGTAGCAGCGTCAGCCGTCCAAAATGCCACCACCGAGGCCGAGATACGCGCAACGCTTGCCGCCCTCCACGAACGCGAAGCAGCCATAACCGCGAGGCTCGATGCGCTCCTCGAGTCGCAGGCCGACCTGTCGCGGGATCTAGGCAGGTTGGACCTCTTGCGAGCCGGGCTGGGCGCTCAGGTGATTGCGGCTCGATCTATTAGCAACGACATGCTCTCGACGGCAGCAGACACGGCCGGGCGGCTCAGCAATAgggtcaaggagctggatCTGGAAAAGAGCCGCGTCGAGGACACGCTGGGCGTCGTGGAGCAGGTGGCCGAGCTCAAGGCGTGCGTCAATGGCGTGGTTGGATCCATGGGGGCGCCGCAGGActgggaggcggcggcggcgtaCATTGCCCGCGCAAGCAAGATCCCAGAGGCCATTACCAAGGGGGCCTTTGCCGCCAACATTGTGCCCAGCGTCGAGGTGCCTGATGCGCCCTGGGTCACGCTGGAAACGGCCAAGGAGAGCCTGTGCGGCCTCTTCCTGCGGGAGTTTGACAAGGCGGCGTCTGAAGGCGATGGCGCCAAAGTGACGAGGTTCTTCAAGCTGTTTCCTCTCATTGGGAGAGCTGAGGTTGGACTGGATGTCTACGGAAAATACGTGTGCCAGGGTGTCGCGGGTACGGCTCGAGCCACTCTCAAGGACGGCATGGCGGGCCAGAATCGCAAGGAGGGCATCATCTACGCCAACTCCCTGACGAGGCTCTTCCAGCACATTGCACAGATTGTCGAGGGCCACGGAGGGCTCGTCGAGAGACACTACGGCGCGGGAAAGATGGTCCGCGTTATCGAGCGCATCCAGATGGAGGCAGATGTTCAGGGAGGCATCATTCTCGACACATGGGGCGACGAGCGCGGAGTCGACAAGAAGCTGACAGACGTCAAGAGCTATCCTTTCTCATTTCTGGTCCAGAGCTTCTTACCACAGCCTCCTCGAGGGGGTATCCCCAGGATGAACTCACCTGCGTCAGGCATGGGCAACAATCCTCGTAGCAGCGAGGACGAGGGAGTCAACATGAAGGAGGTCGATGGTCTGCTGCATGAGATCTCCGTCATGCTTGCGCAGTGGTCATTCTACACTCGATTTATCTCAGCAAAGTCCATG GACACAACAGATCAAGATGCGCCTCTGAGACTGGCAGAACTACTTGTCAAATCAAAACTATACGGCAAGGTGTCTTCTAAACTAATATCACCCTATAATGTCATGTCGACCTTTTTCTTCCGTCGATCCGTTGAGAAGGCATTCCAGCTTGATGAGTACCCCAGCGGCCTGTCTTTGAGTTTGAATAAGCCAATAGAGGGCAACACTCCCTACATAATACTCGCGGTTGACGATGTTATGTATATTGTCAATGCCGTGCTTCAGAGGTGCTTATCCACCTCGCAGAAGGATGTTGTTACTTCCGTCGTTCCATCGGTCAGTCGGGTCCTTACCGGCGACTTTGTGGGCATGATACAGCGCAAGATGCGCGACGAGTCTTACCCCAAGGCGGCTATACAAGGAGGTTTCCCGCCGGAGGAGAAGATTATACAATTCATTGTTCTCATCAACAGCTTGGACATGGCCAACGAATATCTGGTTAGAATTATCCACGGCCGCATTGGCTCCCCGGATGGACCAGCacagcaaaaagaagaaattgagGCCCAGCTAAAACAAGCATTCCCATTCGAACGCGATGTGGTGGCTGTTGTGGGCGCGCTGCGCGCACTAGAGACGGCGTTCATTGGAAAGACAACAGAACTGCTTAATGAAGCAATTCAGGTCTTGTTTAATCAAGTGGTCAAGCTACGGCTAAGACCGGTCCTCAGCGACACATTCCGCGACGCTGATTACACGCTGACTGAGCAAGACATGGCGGAAATTGCCCAGGAGAATGACGAAGCAGAAGGAGTTATGCTGGACCAAGTCTCACGTCGCTTCGAACACGGGTGGGATCAACTGATGAAGGCTATTGGCCGACTCCTGACGCCGGGCACATTCAGCACCCTTATGGACATGACAGCGCGCTACCTGTCTCGAAttctggagaagaggatCCTTGGCTACGGTGGAAAGACGAGCGCATACGGTGCAATTCGCATGGAAAGAGATTTCAACGCCATAGTGGACGTCGTCTCGCGAGGCAACTATAGCGTCAAGGAGGTGTTCAGCAGGGTGACACAACTGCTCATGGTTGCGAACATGGAGGACGAGGAATGGGATGAAATAGTTGCTCAGGACGGAGAGGACGGCATCGACTGGGTCCTGACGGAAGACGAAAAGCGAAGAGCGAGGAGTTTGGTGAGAGgttaa